A region from the Algoriphagus machipongonensis genome encodes:
- a CDS encoding CoA-binding protein — MEVEKSNKRTLIAGASPDPSRYAFTAATFLNRLNIPFVPISIKKGEVLGETILPLKEKPPIEGIHTITLYLNATHQQEWEDYFLSLKPKRIIFNPGAENPSLYHKAEQEGVVCLNACTLVMLSTGQY; from the coding sequence ATGGAAGTAGAGAAATCAAATAAACGTACTCTTATTGCGGGAGCAAGTCCGGACCCTTCTAGGTATGCCTTTACGGCAGCTACGTTTTTGAATCGGTTGAATATACCATTTGTTCCAATTAGTATAAAAAAAGGAGAGGTGCTGGGAGAAACGATTCTACCCTTAAAGGAAAAACCACCTATTGAAGGAATTCATACTATTACGCTCTATTTAAACGCTACCCATCAGCAAGAGTGGGAGGATTATTTTTTGTCTTTGAAACCTAAAAGGATAATTTTTAATCCTGGCGCAGAAAACCCCAGCTTGTATCATAAAGCAGAACAAGAAGGAGTGGTATGTTTAAATGCCTGTACTTTGGTGATGCTAAGTACTGGACAGTACTGA
- the gyrB gene encoding DNA topoisomerase (ATP-hydrolyzing) subunit B yields the protein MSEEKAKKPAGYGAGNIQVLEGLEAVRKRPAMYIGDVGVKGLHHLIWEVVDNSVDEALAGHCDTIHVTVNVDNSITVEDNGRGIPTDWHEKEQKSALEVVLTVLHAGGKFDKDTYKVSGGLHGVGVSCVNALSTDLKATVFRDGVITEQEFKIGVPQYPAKEVGKTDKRGTMIHFKPDDSIFTHTEYKYETIANRLREMAFLNAGVRIFLKDLREIEEDGNARTDEFYSEGGLVEFVQYLDNTREKIIEEPIYIEGEFNSVPVQVAMNYNTSYSENVVSYVNTINTYEGGTHVTGFRRALTRTLKSYADKSGMLDKLKLEVSGDDFREGLTAVISVKVAEPQFEGQTKTKLGNSEVVGAVDSAVSETLQSWLEEHPKEAKIIVGKVVLAAQARHAARKAREMVQRKNVLGGGGLPGKLADCANSDPTVCELYLVEGDSAGGSAKQGRDRDFQAILPLKGKILNVEKAHEHKIYDNDEIKNILTALGVKFGTVNDDKELDLSNLRYHKIIIMTDADIDGSHIRTLILTLFFRYMRTLIEKGFIYIALPPLYLLKRGKDERYCWTEEERKLLTKEMAKDGKEDSVGIQRYKGLGEMNPEQLWTTTMDPNVRTIKQVTIDSAAEADHLFSMLMGDEVAPRREFIEKNAKYAKIDT from the coding sequence ATGAGTGAAGAAAAAGCGAAAAAACCTGCAGGTTACGGAGCAGGAAACATCCAGGTATTGGAAGGTTTGGAAGCAGTCCGTAAAAGGCCTGCCATGTACATCGGGGATGTTGGAGTTAAAGGACTTCATCACCTGATTTGGGAAGTTGTAGATAACTCAGTCGATGAAGCGTTAGCAGGACATTGCGATACAATCCATGTAACTGTCAATGTAGATAATTCGATTACTGTTGAAGATAACGGTAGAGGTATTCCAACGGACTGGCATGAGAAAGAGCAAAAATCTGCTTTAGAAGTAGTTTTGACTGTATTGCACGCCGGAGGTAAGTTTGATAAAGATACTTACAAAGTTTCCGGAGGTCTACATGGAGTAGGGGTTTCCTGTGTGAATGCCTTGTCCACGGATCTTAAAGCAACAGTCTTTAGAGATGGCGTCATAACTGAGCAGGAATTTAAAATCGGGGTTCCACAATATCCGGCCAAGGAAGTTGGCAAGACGGATAAAAGGGGAACGATGATTCATTTCAAGCCAGATGATAGCATTTTTACCCATACCGAATATAAGTACGAGACGATTGCAAATCGTTTGAGAGAAATGGCTTTCCTAAATGCAGGAGTCAGAATTTTTCTAAAGGATTTACGTGAGATTGAGGAAGATGGGAATGCTCGCACAGATGAATTTTATTCTGAAGGTGGGCTAGTTGAATTTGTTCAATATCTGGACAATACAAGAGAAAAAATCATTGAAGAGCCTATTTACATTGAAGGTGAGTTTAATTCTGTGCCTGTACAGGTGGCCATGAATTATAATACTTCCTATTCTGAAAATGTGGTTTCTTATGTGAATACGATTAACACCTATGAAGGCGGTACACATGTAACGGGCTTCAGAAGAGCATTGACTAGAACCTTGAAGTCTTATGCCGATAAGTCTGGCATGTTGGACAAGCTGAAATTGGAGGTTTCCGGAGATGACTTCCGTGAAGGTCTGACGGCAGTAATTTCAGTGAAGGTTGCTGAACCGCAGTTTGAGGGTCAGACAAAAACCAAACTTGGTAACTCTGAAGTGGTAGGTGCAGTAGATTCTGCAGTTTCTGAAACTTTACAGTCCTGGCTGGAAGAGCATCCAAAAGAAGCTAAAATCATCGTAGGTAAGGTGGTTCTCGCTGCCCAAGCAAGACATGCTGCTAGAAAAGCACGTGAGATGGTTCAAAGAAAGAACGTTCTCGGTGGCGGTGGCTTGCCAGGAAAATTAGCGGATTGTGCTAATTCAGATCCAACCGTTTGTGAATTATATCTAGTCGAAGGGGACTCAGCTGGTGGTTCTGCTAAGCAAGGTAGAGATAGAGACTTTCAAGCAATTTTGCCTTTAAAAGGTAAAATCCTGAATGTCGAGAAAGCTCACGAACATAAAATTTACGATAACGACGAAATCAAGAACATCCTTACTGCACTTGGAGTTAAATTCGGGACAGTAAATGATGATAAAGAATTAGACCTTTCTAATCTAAGATACCATAAGATCATCATCATGACGGATGCTGATATTGATGGTTCGCACATTCGAACCCTGATCTTGACACTGTTCTTTAGATATATGAGAACATTGATCGAGAAAGGCTTTATCTACATCGCTTTGCCACCACTTTATTTACTGAAAAGAGGTAAGGACGAACGATATTGCTGGACAGAGGAAGAGAGAAAACTCTTGACCAAGGAAATGGCAAAAGATGGTAAAGAAGATAGTGTGGGAATTCAGAGATACAAAGGTTTGGGTGAGATGAACCCAGAGCAGCTTTGGACTACAACCATGGATCCTAACGTAAGAACGATTAAGCAAGTGACGATTGATTCAGCTGCAGAAGCAGATCATTTGTTTAGCATGCTCATGGGAGATGAAGTGGCACCAAGGCGAGAGTTCATCGAGAAAAACGCCAAATATGCTAAAATTGATACTTAA
- the ppk1 gene encoding polyphosphate kinase 1 — protein sequence MKLAVKDKYESIIQKSDLVSRDLSWLKFNDRVLDQSKKEERTIFDKLKFLAITASNLDEFFMIRVGSLYNYLDYDKERVDYSGLREEPFKTKLMNDCQVFHKDQHNHFTDVILPGLDQEGVSLVNISKLSDSEKGKVKDYFEKAIYPMLTPMVYDGYRTFPILMNKLLVFGVVTTSPGERKDMKKLSFVQIPSNIPRFFEIERENSLLLIPIEEVIREHIISLFRNVEIEGISLFRITRNGDFTLEESEDMDANFLEEVKRKLMERKTGRVVRIEIEEGYSKWMLNSLLERWNLKMDSVFLTKRASMIDFTGMWQIVGNKRFRDRLPAVPAPVNPLSYPEEGRADIFDTLKSKDILLHHPYNNIDSILDLINKAAEDPDVMAIKMTIYRLAKDSQITKALLKAAENGKHVSVLFEVKARFDEENNIREAKRLQKAGCFVIYGITHLKTHTKLLLIVKKNSSEITRYVHLGSGNYNEDTARLYTDIGLLTTNETLANDVSEFFNVITGHSMPSQYTNLITAPRDMRNQLIDYIEQEAENARNGLPSGIFIKVNSLEDSESIYALYRASQSGVTIKVIVRGICCLRPQRVGLSDKIEVISIVGDFLEHSRIYHFHNNGNTRTYAGSADMMVRSFDKRLESLFKVESPLLEKQLMNILAYNLRDNVNAYTMQEDGTYIAKKPIGDEEEFNVHREFFNLDPDKVSQVQLVN from the coding sequence ATGAAACTGGCAGTAAAAGATAAATACGAATCCATTATCCAGAAAAGTGATTTGGTCAGCCGAGATTTAAGCTGGTTGAAATTTAATGATCGTGTATTAGATCAATCTAAAAAAGAGGAAAGGACAATTTTTGATAAATTGAAGTTTCTGGCCATCACTGCTTCGAATTTAGATGAGTTTTTTATGATTCGAGTAGGCTCACTCTATAATTACCTTGATTACGACAAAGAGCGAGTTGATTATTCAGGATTAAGAGAAGAACCTTTTAAGACTAAGTTGATGAATGATTGTCAGGTCTTTCATAAAGATCAACACAATCATTTTACCGATGTGATATTGCCAGGGTTGGACCAAGAGGGAGTAAGCTTGGTGAATATTTCTAAACTATCGGATTCTGAAAAGGGTAAAGTAAAAGACTACTTCGAAAAAGCGATATACCCCATGTTGACCCCGATGGTCTATGATGGATATAGAACTTTCCCGATCCTAATGAATAAGCTCTTGGTCTTCGGTGTGGTTACGACCAGCCCAGGAGAAAGAAAGGATATGAAGAAGCTGAGCTTTGTTCAGATCCCATCTAATATCCCAAGGTTTTTCGAGATCGAAAGAGAGAATTCTCTACTACTCATTCCAATAGAAGAGGTTATTCGAGAGCATATTATTTCCCTTTTCAGAAATGTAGAAATAGAAGGGATCAGCCTTTTTAGAATTACCAGAAACGGGGATTTTACTTTGGAAGAATCAGAAGATATGGATGCAAACTTCTTGGAAGAAGTGAAGCGGAAATTGATGGAGCGTAAAACTGGAAGGGTTGTAAGAATTGAAATTGAGGAAGGGTATAGCAAATGGATGCTAAACTCTTTATTGGAGCGATGGAATCTGAAAATGGATTCTGTTTTTCTGACTAAAAGAGCCAGCATGATCGATTTTACCGGTATGTGGCAGATTGTGGGTAACAAAAGATTTAGAGATCGTTTACCTGCTGTTCCAGCACCCGTCAATCCACTTTCATATCCTGAAGAGGGTAGAGCAGATATTTTTGATACGCTTAAGAGTAAGGATATTCTGCTGCACCATCCTTATAATAACATTGATTCTATTCTTGATCTTATCAATAAAGCCGCTGAAGATCCAGATGTAATGGCTATCAAAATGACTATTTATCGTTTGGCGAAGGATAGTCAGATTACCAAAGCCTTATTGAAAGCTGCAGAGAATGGTAAGCACGTGTCAGTACTTTTTGAAGTAAAGGCAAGGTTTGATGAGGAAAACAATATTCGCGAAGCGAAGCGACTTCAAAAAGCAGGTTGTTTTGTGATTTATGGTATTACTCATTTAAAAACGCATACGAAGCTCTTGCTGATTGTTAAGAAAAACTCAAGTGAGATCACACGCTACGTACATTTAGGTTCTGGAAATTATAATGAAGATACGGCAAGACTGTATACTGACATTGGACTCTTAACAACTAATGAAACATTGGCCAATGATGTCTCCGAGTTCTTCAACGTAATCACAGGGCATTCCATGCCTAGTCAATACACCAATTTGATTACTGCTCCTAGAGATATGAGGAACCAGTTGATCGATTACATAGAACAAGAAGCCGAAAATGCTAGAAATGGACTTCCAAGCGGAATCTTCATCAAAGTTAATTCCTTAGAAGACTCTGAATCCATTTATGCCTTGTATAGAGCCTCTCAGTCAGGTGTAACCATCAAAGTAATCGTAAGAGGTATTTGTTGTTTAAGACCGCAAAGAGTGGGGTTGAGCGATAAAATTGAAGTGATTTCAATAGTAGGTGATTTCTTAGAGCATTCCAGAATCTATCATTTCCATAACAATGGGAACACGAGGACCTATGCTGGAAGTGCTGATATGATGGTTCGTAGTTTTGATAAGAGATTAGAATCCTTGTTTAAAGTAGAATCTCCATTGCTTGAGAAGCAATTGATGAATATCCTTGCTTATAATCTAAGGGACAATGTCAATGCCTATACCATGCAAGAAGACGGTACTTATATAGCAAAAAAACCAATTGGAGATGAGGAGGAGTTTAATGTGCACCGAGAATTTTTCAATTTGGATCCGGATAAAGTAAGCCAAGTTCAGCTGGTAAATTAA
- a CDS encoding Ppx/GppA phosphatase family protein, with protein sequence MKFAAIDIGSNAIRMQITNVTYFEGQHRFKRLEYIRFPMKLGLDVFQTGNISKDKAEKFLKLMRAFKLLIDLYEVEDHMVCATSAMRESTNGRMIADAIEKEIGLTIQIISGEEEATLVNESLISILDNQAYIHIDVGGGSTEINLYQQNQKTASRSFQIGSIRVLENKNLSAEWDALEQFLKQELLTTSNLCSIGTGGNISKINELAQKASPRNSKDQKLSFSEIQETLQLLESMTFEERVNKLNLNEDRADVIIPAGKIYRRVMELANSKEMLVPNLGLADGMIRKLFAKNQKKPL encoded by the coding sequence TTGAAGTTTGCTGCCATAGATATCGGTTCCAATGCAATCAGAATGCAGATCACTAATGTGACTTATTTTGAAGGTCAGCATCGCTTTAAAAGATTGGAATACATTCGGTTTCCAATGAAGTTAGGCTTAGATGTATTTCAAACTGGAAATATCAGTAAAGACAAAGCAGAAAAATTTCTGAAACTCATGAGAGCTTTTAAGCTCTTAATCGACCTTTATGAGGTGGAAGATCATATGGTCTGCGCTACTTCTGCGATGCGAGAAAGCACAAATGGAAGAATGATAGCAGATGCAATAGAAAAAGAAATTGGATTGACGATCCAAATCATCTCAGGAGAAGAAGAAGCTACGTTAGTCAATGAATCCTTGATTAGTATTTTAGACAATCAAGCATACATCCATATTGATGTTGGTGGTGGAAGCACTGAAATCAATCTTTATCAGCAAAATCAAAAAACAGCATCCCGATCTTTTCAGATCGGTTCCATCCGAGTATTAGAGAACAAAAACCTAAGCGCTGAATGGGATGCATTAGAACAGTTTCTTAAGCAAGAGTTATTAACTACCTCAAATTTATGCTCGATTGGTACCGGTGGTAACATCAGTAAAATAAATGAATTGGCCCAAAAAGCTTCTCCAAGAAATTCAAAAGACCAAAAACTAAGTTTCTCCGAAATTCAGGAAACCTTGCAACTTCTTGAATCCATGACCTTCGAAGAGCGAGTCAATAAATTAAACCTGAATGAAGATCGAGCGGATGTCATCATCCCCGCTGGAAAAATCTATAGGAGGGTTATGGAATTAGCAAATTCTAAAGAAATGTTGGTTCCAAACCTTGGATTAGCAGATGGGATGATTAGAAAATTGTTTGCCAAGAATCAAAAAAAGCCTCTTTAA
- a CDS encoding SLC13 family permease, producing MDFDIALTLSIIGLAMVLFLTEKLSIDTVSIGVMILFLITGILDIKEGLAGFSNSATLTVASMFVLSAAIFSTGVLDSFSYRLSKQAKKSELRLMLTLMVSAGVLSAFISDTAVVALLMPAVIQLSKNNQIPPSKLLMPLSFGALMGGVCTLLGTSTNILVSGIAENAGLPAFGIFEMSIMGLVFLLFGILYMAFVGRFLLPSRKSKELFGDSMELGNYLSELIITEDFTQLQEQVSKQKLFNKLPIQPLQIIREDGQKIRVYPNTAILKGDLIRFSSDKETLEKLKAYPGIKLKAELVWEEELVTGEEERLYEAVITPSSFLIKKSIKELNFKELFNQVLIIGIRHRKGMLDTLLTRTRLAPGDILLLRATEESIQSIYETEGLLLVSESRTRNLNKTKTILTLIIMTAVLALAILNILPIVVSAMAGAVAMVITRVITTEQAYKAIDWKVILMLVGILSMGAALEKTGGSALLGESIVNGLGEYGPRIVLGGIFGLTFLLTNVMSNNATAALLAPIAISIANSLGVDSRPLLMAVTFAASLSFMTPMGYQTNTMIYSPGNYNFKDYLLVGTPLNILFWIIGTIGIPILFPF from the coding sequence ATGGATTTTGATATCGCCTTAACGCTCTCCATCATAGGTTTGGCAATGGTTCTTTTCTTAACTGAAAAGCTATCCATTGATACTGTTTCCATCGGAGTAATGATCTTATTTTTAATTACTGGCATTTTGGATATCAAAGAAGGTTTAGCTGGTTTCTCCAATTCAGCAACTTTGACCGTCGCCTCGATGTTTGTTTTATCAGCAGCAATTTTCAGTACTGGAGTTCTGGATTCCTTTAGCTACCGGTTAAGTAAACAAGCAAAAAAGAGTGAGCTTAGACTCATGCTTACCTTAATGGTTTCCGCCGGGGTGTTGTCAGCTTTTATCAGTGATACTGCTGTAGTGGCCCTTTTGATGCCTGCGGTGATTCAACTTTCAAAAAACAACCAAATCCCTCCTTCCAAACTTTTGATGCCTCTTTCATTTGGTGCATTGATGGGTGGAGTATGCACATTACTTGGCACAAGTACCAATATACTTGTTAGTGGAATTGCAGAGAATGCTGGCTTACCTGCATTTGGGATTTTTGAGATGAGTATTATGGGTCTTGTCTTTCTATTATTCGGCATCCTTTACATGGCTTTTGTAGGAAGGTTTTTATTACCCAGTAGAAAAAGTAAGGAGCTGTTTGGAGATTCTATGGAACTAGGGAATTATCTATCAGAATTAATAATCACCGAAGATTTCACTCAGTTGCAAGAACAAGTTTCAAAGCAGAAATTATTTAACAAACTCCCCATTCAACCTTTACAAATCATAAGAGAAGATGGACAAAAAATCAGAGTTTACCCAAATACAGCAATCCTGAAAGGTGATCTCATCCGATTTAGCTCAGATAAAGAGACGCTAGAAAAACTAAAAGCATATCCAGGAATCAAATTAAAAGCAGAGTTGGTATGGGAAGAAGAACTTGTAACTGGAGAAGAAGAGCGCCTATATGAAGCAGTAATTACCCCTAGTTCATTTTTGATCAAGAAAAGCATCAAGGAATTAAACTTTAAAGAGCTTTTTAATCAGGTTTTGATCATCGGAATCAGACATAGAAAAGGAATGCTTGATACGCTTCTTACCAGAACCCGATTAGCTCCTGGAGATATACTCCTTCTTAGAGCAACTGAAGAAAGTATTCAGTCTATCTATGAAACTGAAGGACTGCTTTTAGTCTCAGAATCTAGAACTAGGAATCTCAATAAAACGAAAACGATTCTTACCCTGATCATTATGACGGCTGTTTTGGCCTTAGCAATTTTGAACATCTTACCAATCGTAGTAAGTGCGATGGCAGGTGCTGTTGCCATGGTCATTACTCGAGTAATCACAACAGAGCAGGCCTACAAAGCAATTGACTGGAAAGTGATATTAATGTTGGTAGGAATTTTATCTATGGGAGCTGCTTTAGAGAAAACTGGGGGATCTGCATTGCTCGGGGAGTCAATCGTGAATGGATTAGGAGAATATGGTCCACGGATTGTTTTAGGAGGTATTTTTGGACTGACATTTTTATTGACTAATGTCATGTCAAACAATGCGACAGCCGCTCTCCTGGCTCCTATTGCGATCAGTATAGCCAATAGCTTAGGTGTTGACTCCAGACCCTTATTGATGGCGGTAACCTTTGCAGCTAGCTTAAGCTTCATGACCCCTATGGGATATCAAACCAACACGATGATCTATTCTCCCGGGAATTATAATTTTAAAGATTATTTATTAGTCGGCACACCTCTAAACATCCTATTTTGGATCATAGGAACTATTGGCATTCCCATTTTATTTCCATTCTAA
- a CDS encoding DUF202 domain-containing protein has product MENDMESELLIRDFLARQRTTLANQRTLLAFIRTSLYFLVSGIALFEVEKLDHVRELGYLALGLSFSIFILGFINFFRIKSRLKKGNYLNM; this is encoded by the coding sequence ATGGAAAATGACATGGAAAGTGAACTGTTAATTAGAGATTTTTTAGCCAGACAACGTACTACTTTAGCAAATCAGAGGACCTTACTGGCCTTTATAAGGACTTCTTTATATTTTTTGGTCAGTGGTATCGCATTATTTGAAGTCGAAAAACTTGACCATGTCCGTGAATTAGGTTATCTGGCACTCGGATTGAGTTTTTCAATTTTCATTTTGGGTTTTATCAATTTCTTCCGAATAAAATCTAGACTCAAAAAAGGAAATTATCTCAATATGTAA